From the Manihot esculenta cultivar AM560-2 chromosome 14, M.esculenta_v8, whole genome shotgun sequence genome, the window tcAGATTATCTcaatacaaataattaatttatttttatttttaaatacttggtaccaatcttttttttttttgaaatagtacCAACCTCTTTaactatatttaattttataaatgtgtAGTTATGAATATTTAGGTAATGTTTCTCTTTTAAAGTGTTTCTAACTATTGAAAAGgaccagattttttttttaaacatatgATTAAAGGTGTTAACTTTTTGACCCAACATAATTGAGTAAATAAAccgattaataatttttacatatatattaatttgaaaCCCTACCATATTGTGAAAAATCCCTAATAGCAACTATTCCATACATCATTGACAAGAAAAATATAGATAGATGATTATCTGAATATTATATAATCAGTTGACTGTCCCCAACATTCTAAATTACTGTTGCTATTCAAAACGCCACTTACACTGGGCTTTCTCTTTTATAGGAAAAGGATAAATAAAGAAGAGAAACCATGGCGGATGGCTATATTCACAGTGATGAGTCATGATGATTGTATGataacattttttatatttgtaatTGATAACTATGtattagctaatgtccctcATTGACAGCCACACGTGTCTTTGTCCCTCATCACTGTCTTAATAATATGGTCCATAATAATCAACATTGATTTTGACTGAGAGTTTGCGTGCCTTgttaattttcttttcaattcaTGTTCAATCTTCTCCATTTTTGTTACATCAAATTCTTAGTATATACTCTAATTTCCCATCTACACATAAATATCAATTAGGAATTATGTcctttttttcaataattatatttcattttacTAGAAATGACAAGCAAGGAAAAATTGTACGCTACATATTCTTAATTAACATagctaaataatgaaaaataattagaagattaacaattaatttgaaattatgaTTAGTGTTGTTCTTGTTTCGTTTTTTAATtgatcatttaaaatttaatgtggATTCTTATTCCCACATGACAAATTAGCTATTCAACaagattctttaatttttttttttttttaaagaaagcaTACGTGTTTGTTTATATAGTTAGGATTAAGACTTGTACCCTAATGCTAAACTACAGAAGCCGATCGAAAAGCATCTGAGCGATGTTGAAATATCGAAAGTTATGATGTCTATATGAATTGGTCGTTCATTCATACAAGGGCTGACACATACTCTCCTAATTATTAGAATCTTAGGTAATGAGACAAGAGTTGTTGTCACAGTTCCAAAGGGCCATATCCAACCTCCTTTATTACCCTCATTTTGGACCCACTCCTTTTTATAACCCCATTACAATTTCGTCCacaaatcaaaattttctttcatcATTTTCTTAGGGCCACTTCAATCCCAGAAAATATTATGGTCTTTTGCTCTAATGTCTCGAGAGGCAGTTGAAATATCATTTCCAAAAGACCATTCtaggttttctttttcttctaagCTTCCTGTAATGGACAAGAACAATCTCCTTGGACTTCCATAATGCATTCTGATTGCTCCACgtacaattttatattttctttttaacataaaaagagaaaataaagtaATTGGGTGATTTTATATTGCAAGACCCTTCAATTTCATCCACTTTTTTTGGCAAAATAATGCAATAGCCACCCAATTTAGTGATGTGGGGCACTGTGATTTGCTGACAGGATGATGTAGGAATGAATCTTTGCCCTGCTCTCTTTGAAACAAAGGGCATGAAAGTAATGGTAAAATTAGGCTGCTAGTGGGATTTTTCTATTCTTTGGCCATAGCAAGTGGGTTAGCTCTAACCCCCTATAAATACGCATGCTAGGGTTAGGGTTAAGTCATCAATACACACAGAGGCGTAGCCTTTTTTTCTTCTAACTCAATCAACCCAAATGCTGGCTTTTTTCCGTCTTCTTTACTCCTGTGCTTGAATTAGTAAACTCATCACCAGGAACCTCTTGAACCCATTTCCATTTACACGTCCAAAAGATTGTTAGGGTTTTGCAATGATGAAAAAACGCCAAGTATCACTCAAAAGAGATAGTGGGTCTGGAAGAGCTTCTACTACTTCATCTTCAGTGGTGAGAAATGTGAGATATGGAGAGTGCCAAAAGAATCATGCGGCGAATATCGGAGGATATGCTGTGGATGGTTGCAGGGAATTCATGGCGAGTGGAGAGGAAGGTGCTGGTGGTGCCCTCATGTGTGCTGCTTGCGGCTGCCACAGGAATTTCCACAGAAGGGAAGTGGAATCTGAGGTAGTTTGTGAGTATTCTCCGTCTAATCATAGTCAAAGATAGATTCACAACACACATGTAGAGTGAAgaattttatatatgatatgtatTTGACTGATTGTTGTGTGAAAAAAGAAACACAAAACTTTTATCTTCAAGCTGTGTGCATGCTCTTCAGATTTGTTTAAGATTGTGTTACTTAAGTAATGCAAATCCTTCAGCAAAAATTGAAggacttccttttctttttgtactACTTCATCTAATTACTCTtgttaatttattgaaattacaTGACAAAGGGACTGAGACATTCTCTATAATTCTCAATTTTGTGTACATAAATAATCAGGTTCAAACTTATGCATATGAAGAGAACTAAGAAAAGGAAACTGTGGGATATCCCATTACAAATGTAAAATTAGCCATTTGAATCTCAGAATCTAAGCTTATATgaaacttagagccttccctttagTTATAATTCTTTCTTTGAATCTAAAGCATGAGCTCTCTCATTTTCTGTCACTCATATACAGTACTGGGCACCTGTACATATAGGAACAAGATTACAAGATGCACTTTGACTAGCATAAATTTTCAGTTGTGTCATCCCATTAATCAGCAACAAACAACCTTTAGTGAAGTTTGTATGTTTTTCCTTGCTTCTCAATCCCTCAATTGATAGTTAAGGATCTTGCCGAAGTTTGAACTCTTCGAGAATGAAGGGGAAAGAAGGGGATTTTCCATCTTCTAAATGCATTTTCTTTGTTTCCATGCCATGATATCTTGGTCACCAAACGGCTCAAGAATATTTCCCTGAGAAGAGGTTTGCCCAATTATCCTGCTGGTTACAATCATGTAGTATCTGGAATAGAGTAATTTTCGGAGGCCCACATGCACAATCATGTTATCATCATATTATAAATCTATTCAATAGTTAACTTTAAAGTGAATAAA encodes:
- the LOC110631272 gene encoding mini zinc finger protein 3 is translated as MMKKRQVSLKRDSGSGRASTTSSSVVRNVRYGECQKNHAANIGGYAVDGCREFMASGEEGAGGALMCAACGCHRNFHRREVESEVVCEYSPSNHSQR